Proteins co-encoded in one Perca flavescens isolate YP-PL-M2 chromosome 11, PFLA_1.0, whole genome shotgun sequence genomic window:
- the dnajb11 gene encoding dnaJ homolog subfamily B member 11 isoform X1 — MATKGMNLCNVCCLLLYVITAVLAGRDFYQILGVSKSASIRDIKKAYRKLALQLHPDRNPDDPKAQDKFADLGAAYEVLSDEEKRKQYDTYGEDGLKEGHHGSHNDIFSSFFGDFGFMFGGNRQQQDRNIPRGNDITLDLEVTLEEVYSGNFVEVVRVKPVAKEAPGKRKCNCRQEMRTTQLGPGRFQMTQEMVCDECPNVKLVNEERTLEVEIEQGVRDEMEYPFIGEGEPHIDGEPGDLRFRIKVLKHPLFERRGDDLYTNVTISLVEALIGFEMDIAHLDGHKVHIVRDKITKPGARMWKKGEGLPNFDNINIRGSLIITFDVEFPQTQLDEQQKEGIQSLLKQSSVQKIYNGLQGY, encoded by the exons ATGGCTACCAAAGGAATGAATCTCTGCAATGTGTGCTGCCTGCTTCTTTATGTTATCACGGCGGTGCTCGCGGG gCGAGATTTCTATCAGATCTTGGGAGTGAGCAAGAGTGCCTCGATCAGGGACATAAAGAAGGCCTACAGAAAGCTGGCTCTCCAGTTACACCCCGACAGAAACCCGGACGACCCGAAAGCTCAGGACAAATTTGCAGACTTGGGAGCAGCTTATGAG GTGCTCTCAGATGAGGAGAAAAGGAAACAGTATGACACGTACGGAGAAGATGGACTCAAAGAGGGTCACCACGGCTCACACAACGATATCTTCTCCAG CTTCTTTGGTGACTTTGGCTTCATGTTTGGAGGCAACCGGCAGCAACAGGACAGGAACATCCCCAGAGGAAATGACATCACACTAGACCTGGAGGTCACGCTTGAAGAGGTGTACTCTGGGAACTTTGTCGAG GTGGTGCGCGTTAAGCCCGTGGCCAAAGAAGCCCCCGGCAAGAGGAAGTGTAACTGCAGACAGGAGATGAGGACGACGCAGCTCGGACCTGGCCGCTTCCAGATGACTCAGGAGATGGTGTGCGATGAGTGTCCCAATGTAAA GCTGGTAAATGAAGAGAGAACCCTGGAGGTAGAAATTGAACAAGGAGTGAGAGATGAAATGGAGTACCCCTTCATTGGAGAAG GGGAACCTCACATCGACGGCGAACCTGGAGATCTGCGGTTCCGCATCAAAGTGTTGAA ACATCCCCTGTTTGAACGCAGAGGAGATGACCTGTACACCAACGTCACCATCTCCCTGGTGGAGGCCCTGATCGGCTTTGAGATGGACATCGCACATTTGGACGGACACAAG GTCCATATAGTGAGAGATAAGATCACCAAGCCTGGTGCTCGAATGTGGAAGAAAGGAGAGGGCCTGCCGAACTTTGACAACATCAACATCCGAGGTTCCCTCATCATCACCTTCGATGTGGAGTTTCCTCAGACGCAGCTCGACGAACAGCAGAAAGAGG GTATTCAGAGTCTTCTGAAGCAGAGCTCTGTACAGAAGATTTATAATGGACTACAAGGATACTAA
- the dnajb11 gene encoding dnaJ homolog subfamily B member 11 isoform X2, with product MATKGMNLCNVCCLLLYVITAVLAGRDFYQILGVSKSASIRDIKKAYRKLALQLHPDRNPDDPKAQDKFADLGAAYEVLSDEEKRKQYDTYGEDGLKEGHHGSHNDIFSSFFGDFGFMFGGNRQQQDRNIPRGNDITLDLEVTLEEVYSGNFVEPLPRRSTGENRGNHARREETSKCVFRGMRRPFLRRVP from the exons ATGGCTACCAAAGGAATGAATCTCTGCAATGTGTGCTGCCTGCTTCTTTATGTTATCACGGCGGTGCTCGCGGG gCGAGATTTCTATCAGATCTTGGGAGTGAGCAAGAGTGCCTCGATCAGGGACATAAAGAAGGCCTACAGAAAGCTGGCTCTCCAGTTACACCCCGACAGAAACCCGGACGACCCGAAAGCTCAGGACAAATTTGCAGACTTGGGAGCAGCTTATGAG GTGCTCTCAGATGAGGAGAAAAGGAAACAGTATGACACGTACGGAGAAGATGGACTCAAAGAGGGTCACCACGGCTCACACAACGATATCTTCTCCAG CTTCTTTGGTGACTTTGGCTTCATGTTTGGAGGCAACCGGCAGCAACAGGACAGGAACATCCCCAGAGGAAATGACATCACACTAGACCTGGAGGTCACGCTTGAAGAGGTGTACTCTGGGAACTTTGTCGAG CCCCTACCACGAAGAAGCACGGGAGAGAACCGAGGAAATCAtgcgaggagagaggaaacgagcaaatgtgtttttagagggatgagacgtcctttcctccgACGCGTCCCATGA